In Triticum urartu cultivar G1812 chromosome 6, Tu2.1, whole genome shotgun sequence, the following proteins share a genomic window:
- the LOC125512448 gene encoding uncharacterized protein LOC125512448 translates to MVLEDESSDDHSSLPYMQSSSTDCLNEVPFSIEDPYYKGLELDVMSPCEKHGMASERLVAFEGTDTGMRFLACAQPEGSNCGFVEWVDHQWPPTMQNALLKLWAMVEDAKSARVNDNLESSFTIHHLTEEKNNLEANYDKLVQDVHQLMSFQEDRVVDFRHLQSAITYQHECRSELVADMNAKMAKKDAEFEKFKQNYDVLLNLTRAQATVIQNLKLKYITDKQLLTEAKMNLELKNAELTKSEEKLKEKIKGIQAILEK, encoded by the exons ATGGTTTTGGAGGATGAAAGCAGCGACGACCATTCTAGCCTCCCGTACATGCAGTCTTCCTCCACAGACTGTCTCAACGAG GTCCCTTTCAGCATTGAAGATCCATATTACAAAGGGCTTGAGCTGGATGTGATGTCTCCATGTGAGAAGCACGGCATGGCATCTGAGAGGCTTGTTGCCTTTGAAGGAACAGACACAGGCATGAGGTTTTTAGCATGTGCACAGCCG GAAGGTAGCAATTGTGGCTTTGTTGAATGGGTTGATCACCAGTGGCCCCCAACAATGCAGAATGCATTGTTGAAGCTATGGGCAATGGTTGAAGATGCCAAAAGTGCTAGGGTGAACGACAATCTTGAAAGTTCTTTCACTATCCACCATCTGACAGAAGAGAAGAACAACCTGGAGGCCAACTATGACAAGCTAGTCCAAGATGTGCATCAGCTTATGAGTTTCCAGGAGGATAGGGTGGTGGATTTCAGACATCTGCAGTCTGCCATTACATATCAGCATGAATGCAGAAGTGAACTGGTGGCTGATATGAATGCAAAGATGGCAAAGAAAGATGCTGAGTTTGAGAAGTTTAAGCAGAATTATGATGTGCTACTGAACCTGACAAGAGCTCAAGCTACAGTCATCCAGAACCTGAAGTTGAAGTATATTACTGATAAGCAATTGCTTACTGAAGCTAAGATGAACTTGGAGTTGAAGAATGCAGAGCTCACAAAGTCTGAGGAGAAGCTGAAGGAGAAGATCAAGGGGATCCAGGCCATCTTAGAGAAGTga